One genomic window of Gracilinema caldarium DSM 7334 includes the following:
- a CDS encoding bifunctional indole-3-glycerol phosphate synthase/phosphoribosylanthranilate isomerase has translation MPDILDTIIEQRKRDLSELGPTFGLELPRARERPVVPFLQKRGAILEIKRASPSKGDIAPNLDVPTLCRQYQEAGASAVSVLTEPHFFKGSLLDLLTASRSDGVSGGGGPGPQEALQSPTHHTKPLAFLRKDFLLTEEEVEVSYRCGADAVLLIARILDADRLLAMAARSHDLGLCALVEVRTEEDVEKLVTVSRHYPVLAGVNARDLATFTIDPLIPAAMIRRLPVRAVYESGIHSPAMARYAAKLGYQGILVGEGAAKNPEQAAKLVSAFMQAGQDSRTAGGSAGGGLAEMTESPTKGPTSIGRFWRALAERREAKGASGVPQYFLSSGSQFEAGPQFKANTQFRPSAQFGASSQFPASPGLGAGLPLVKICGLTRTEDALKAAALGADLLGFVFAESKRTVQTPVVREIRQALQGILAGDVLHARLAESVPPVGTNGSKFRGSQPLLVGVINRLDSPLAEAAITLCREGILDAIQWHGDPLMEDPLLDELPHYRVVPVGSPDDIDLVRRLLARGVVRILLDAKLEGQSGGTGTMIGEELLDELCKEIPELGRSSLWLAGGLGPDTIGPVVARYGPELIDASSRLEAEPGKKDWNKLELFLREIEVAGMQWGTSKNRSFKRLPNEKSSHIHLPQVPQQEIGVD, from the coding sequence GTGCCTGATATTCTGGATACCATTATCGAGCAGCGGAAACGGGACCTCTCAGAACTGGGCCCTACCTTCGGACTTGAATTGCCGAGGGCTCGTGAACGGCCGGTTGTCCCCTTTTTACAGAAACGGGGAGCCATTCTGGAAATTAAGCGGGCTTCCCCATCAAAGGGGGATATTGCACCCAACCTGGATGTACCCACCCTCTGTAGACAATATCAGGAAGCAGGAGCTAGTGCCGTATCGGTTCTGACGGAGCCCCACTTTTTTAAGGGTTCCCTGTTGGACCTTCTCACTGCAAGTCGAAGCGATGGTGTCTCAGGTGGCGGTGGTCCGGGACCACAGGAGGCTCTGCAGAGTCCTACCCATCATACAAAGCCGCTGGCCTTTTTACGGAAGGACTTTCTCCTCACTGAGGAAGAAGTTGAGGTAAGTTACCGTTGCGGTGCCGATGCGGTACTTCTCATCGCCCGTATTCTTGATGCTGACCGCCTCCTGGCTATGGCTGCCCGCTCTCATGATCTGGGCCTCTGTGCTCTGGTAGAGGTCCGTACTGAAGAAGATGTGGAGAAACTTGTGACAGTCAGCAGGCATTACCCGGTTTTAGCAGGGGTCAATGCCCGGGACCTGGCGACTTTTACCATTGACCCCCTGATTCCGGCGGCAATGATTAGACGATTGCCGGTACGGGCTGTATACGAGTCGGGGATACACAGCCCTGCCATGGCCCGCTATGCGGCAAAACTGGGTTACCAGGGCATCCTTGTGGGAGAAGGAGCGGCTAAAAACCCTGAACAAGCGGCGAAACTGGTTTCCGCTTTCATGCAGGCTGGACAAGATAGCAGGACCGCAGGTGGATCGGCAGGGGGGGGCCTCGCCGAGATGACAGAATCGCCTACGAAAGGGCCGACTAGCATAGGCCGCTTCTGGCGTGCCCTGGCGGAGCGGCGGGAAGCGAAGGGGGCCTCCGGTGTTCCGCAGTACTTTCTGAGCAGCGGCTCCCAGTTTGAAGCCGGCCCTCAGTTTAAAGCGAACACTCAGTTTAGACCCAGTGCCCAGTTTGGAGCTAGTTCCCAGTTTCCAGCCAGCCCCGGGTTGGGGGCCGGTCTCCCCCTCGTAAAAATCTGCGGACTCACTCGGACCGAGGATGCCCTGAAAGCCGCTGCGCTTGGGGCAGACTTGTTAGGTTTTGTGTTTGCAGAAAGCAAACGTACTGTCCAAACGCCGGTGGTCAGGGAAATCCGACAAGCCCTGCAAGGAATCCTTGCCGGAGATGTTCTGCACGCACGGTTGGCCGAATCGGTTCCGCCCGTTGGTACCAATGGTTCAAAGTTTAGAGGCAGTCAACCCCTCCTGGTAGGGGTGATCAACAGACTCGATAGTCCCCTCGCAGAAGCGGCGATTACCCTCTGCAGGGAAGGTATCCTGGATGCCATCCAATGGCATGGGGATCCTCTCATGGAAGATCCCCTGCTGGATGAACTGCCCCATTATCGGGTGGTACCGGTGGGATCCCCTGATGATATAGATCTGGTGCGGAGGCTCCTTGCAAGAGGTGTAGTCCGCATACTTCTAGATGCAAAGCTTGAAGGTCAAAGCGGCGGTACGGGCACCATGATTGGCGAGGAACTTCTAGATGAGCTTTGCAAAGAGATCCCAGAACTGGGAAGGAGCAGTCTCTGGCTTGCCGGAGGTCTCGGCCCTGATACGATAGGACCAGTCGTAGCACGCTATGGGCCTGAACTTATCGATGCATCGAGCCGGCTCGAAGCGGAGCCGGGCAAGAAGGATTGGAATAAACTGGAACTTTTTTTGAGAGAAATTGAAGTGGCTGGGATGCAATGGGGGACCTCCAAAAATCGTAGTTTTAAGAGGTTACCAAATGAGAAAAGTTCTCACATACATTTGCCACAGGTGCCTCAACAAGAGATAGGAGTAGATTGA
- a CDS encoding bifunctional anthranilate synthase component II/anthranilate phosphoribosyltransferase, protein MIVIIDNYDSFTYNLYQYFARLSSEAIRVIRNDEISLAELEALEPSHLVISPGPGRPEDAGISVDAIRHFAGRRPILGVCLGHQAIGYAFGSPIVGAKHIRHGEVEDINLDGKGLFRTIGPKGTFTRYHSLVVAEDGLSPELEISARSNDGDIMGLRHRTLPIEGIQFHPESVASIDGEALIRAFLNYRREPFAFKRSFEKTLRREHLSQSEAEAFMEELTEGSLDTPRIAAMLTALSAKGPSAEEIAGCAAVLRRKKTPFLVPGGAQFPDLTDTCGTGGDGLGTFNISSMAALVAASCGLPIAKHGNRAVSSRSGSADFYEALGIPVTMSPAEARTMLSETNFVFLFAPVYHGAMRFAAPARKALGIKTLMNLVGPLSNPADAAYQVIGVYDEALLETVARAARILGVQRVLTVHSRDGMDEISPSAPTDIVEMDASGAIHRFVFDPAALGLGTYDFAELAGADARHNAALALDLIAGAGRPALEAAVAFNSGAALYVAGRAGSIAEGAKLAADALASGAVAEKLEALRCFAQQRKACA, encoded by the coding sequence ATGATTGTCATCATAGATAACTATGATTCATTTACCTATAACCTGTACCAGTATTTTGCCCGGCTGAGCAGTGAAGCAATCCGAGTCATCAGAAATGATGAGATATCCCTGGCCGAATTGGAAGCCCTGGAACCGAGTCACCTGGTTATTTCTCCTGGGCCGGGGCGTCCCGAAGATGCGGGTATTAGTGTGGATGCCATTCGGCATTTTGCAGGACGCCGTCCGATTCTTGGGGTTTGTCTGGGGCACCAGGCTATTGGTTATGCCTTTGGGTCCCCCATAGTGGGAGCCAAACATATCCGCCACGGGGAAGTGGAAGACATCAATCTGGATGGAAAGGGGCTATTCCGTACCATTGGACCGAAGGGAACCTTTACCCGTTACCACAGTCTGGTCGTAGCTGAAGATGGCCTGAGCCCCGAATTGGAAATAAGTGCCCGATCTAACGATGGGGATATCATGGGTCTGCGGCACCGTACTCTGCCGATCGAAGGCATTCAATTCCATCCGGAATCGGTGGCAAGTATTGATGGTGAGGCCCTGATCCGGGCCTTTTTGAATTACCGGCGGGAGCCCTTTGCCTTTAAGCGATCTTTTGAAAAAACCCTGAGGCGGGAGCATTTATCCCAGAGTGAAGCGGAAGCGTTCATGGAAGAACTCACCGAAGGTTCCCTCGATACCCCCCGTATTGCGGCAATGCTGACAGCCCTCTCAGCCAAAGGGCCCAGTGCAGAAGAGATCGCTGGTTGTGCTGCAGTGCTGCGCCGGAAAAAGACGCCCTTCCTGGTTCCAGGCGGAGCCCAATTCCCGGATCTTACCGATACCTGCGGTACCGGTGGTGATGGACTCGGAACCTTTAATATCAGTTCCATGGCCGCCCTGGTGGCCGCCAGCTGCGGACTGCCCATTGCAAAACACGGAAACCGGGCCGTATCAAGCCGGTCCGGCAGTGCGGATTTTTATGAGGCCCTCGGAATCCCCGTAACCATGAGCCCCGCCGAAGCCAGGACCATGCTTTCGGAAACCAATTTTGTGTTCCTCTTTGCGCCGGTGTACCATGGGGCCATGCGTTTTGCCGCTCCTGCCCGGAAAGCTCTCGGTATTAAGACCTTGATGAATCTGGTGGGGCCCCTCTCCAATCCGGCTGATGCGGCCTACCAGGTGATCGGTGTGTATGATGAGGCGCTCCTCGAGACCGTGGCCCGGGCGGCCCGCATTCTGGGGGTGCAGCGGGTGCTGACGGTGCATAGTCGGGATGGAATGGATGAAATATCCCCCTCGGCCCCCACGGATATAGTAGAAATGGATGCATCGGGTGCGATACACCGCTTTGTGTTTGATCCTGCGGCTTTAGGCCTCGGGACCTATGATTTTGCGGAACTTGCCGGAGCCGATGCCCGACATAATGCGGCCCTGGCTCTGGATCTTATTGCCGGTGCGGGCCGCCCGGCCCTCGAAGCGGCGGTAGCCTTTAATTCCGGGGCGGCCCTGTATGTGGCTGGCCGGGCTGGTTCTATTGCCGAGGGAGCGAAGCTGGCTGCCGATGCCCTGGCTTCCGGGGCCGTGGCGGAGAAGCTCGAAGCCCTGCGCTGTTTTGCCCAACAGAGGAAAGCCTGTGCCTGA
- the trpB gene encoding tryptophan synthase subunit beta — MKSEAGYFGPYGGRYVPEVLLRAIQEIETTFYEAMKDEAFIRELERLRYEFIGRPTPLLYAEHTSKLLGGADLFIKMEGLAHTGAHKINNAIGQVLLAKRMGKKRIIAETGAGQHGLATAAACAKLGLPCTVYMGSVDVDRQQPNVATMELFGAQVVPVESGSQTLKDAINEAFRDWAASFEDTFYVIGSALGPAPYPDMVRTFQSVVGREVQQQLAEFGRTPDALVACVGGGSNAIGFFEPYLDQEVPRLIGVEAGGRGPEPGNHAARMTGEGARTGIVHGYKSRFLLTEDGQVGQTHSISAGLDYPGIGPQLAALGRSGRLEFRRATDQESLEALQFFARNEGVIFALESAHAGAAAINLTRSLPKGKTVVVNMSGRGDKDLFITAPLLRPREWEAFLQRELEALEVQRAAGIAQAGSGQSDNGQGGK, encoded by the coding sequence ATGAAAAGCGAAGCTGGTTACTTTGGACCCTATGGGGGGCGCTATGTACCTGAGGTGCTCCTGCGGGCCATTCAAGAAATAGAAACGACCTTTTATGAGGCCATGAAGGATGAGGCTTTTATCCGGGAACTGGAACGGCTGCGGTACGAGTTTATTGGGAGGCCGACGCCGCTTCTCTATGCGGAACATACCAGTAAACTGCTTGGCGGGGCAGATCTGTTTATCAAAATGGAAGGGCTGGCCCACACCGGCGCCCATAAGATTAATAATGCCATAGGGCAGGTTTTGCTGGCCAAGCGGATGGGTAAAAAACGGATTATTGCCGAAACCGGTGCGGGCCAGCACGGCCTTGCAACGGCGGCGGCCTGCGCCAAACTGGGACTCCCCTGCACCGTCTACATGGGCTCAGTCGATGTGGACCGTCAACAGCCCAATGTGGCCACCATGGAACTCTTCGGTGCCCAGGTGGTGCCGGTAGAAAGCGGTTCCCAAACCCTGAAGGATGCGATAAATGAGGCTTTCCGGGACTGGGCTGCCTCATTTGAGGATACCTTTTATGTTATTGGCAGTGCCCTGGGCCCCGCCCCCTACCCGGATATGGTGCGAACCTTTCAGTCCGTTGTTGGCCGGGAAGTACAGCAGCAGCTTGCCGAATTTGGCCGTACCCCCGATGCCCTGGTGGCCTGTGTGGGCGGCGGTTCCAATGCGATCGGCTTTTTTGAGCCCTATCTGGACCAGGAGGTGCCCCGGCTTATCGGTGTAGAAGCGGGGGGGCGGGGCCCCGAACCGGGAAACCATGCGGCCCGAATGACCGGTGAAGGTGCCCGTACTGGTATTGTACATGGTTACAAGAGCCGCTTCCTGCTCACCGAAGACGGCCAGGTGGGCCAGACCCACTCCATATCAGCGGGATTGGACTACCCCGGGATCGGGCCCCAGCTGGCGGCCCTGGGCCGCTCGGGCCGTCTGGAATTCCGCCGGGCTACAGACCAGGAATCCTTGGAAGCTCTGCAGTTCTTTGCTCGGAATGAAGGTGTCATCTTTGCTCTGGAAAGCGCCCATGCCGGAGCGGCGGCCATCAACCTGACCCGTTCCCTTCCGAAGGGCAAGACGGTGGTGGTAAATATGTCCGGCCGGGGCGACAAGGACCTTTTTATCACCGCCCCGCTCCTGCGGCCCCGGGAATGGGAAGCCTTTTTACAGCGGGAACTGGAAGCTCTGGAAGTTCAGCGGGCGGCTGGTATTGCTCAGGCTGGCAGCGGCCAATCTGACAATGGACAGGGAGGCAAGTAA
- a CDS encoding anthranilate synthase component I encodes MADIRDDGVVVSLPGERFTPFTAAKKLGAVAILESASFKKGRERYSIIQLDEAFRIRQKNDGVYWELNGKESPWPDSSVHDILDVLYGLALQNRNTAPDLPVPGAGIGFLGYDFVRRCDTVRLAIKPDSIGIPEAEFIIGHLYLVIDHYTDIMHLVGLNYAEHHIDLEKRVAEIKRRLDDLDFTYLEKSADPAPFEVVSDEVLEEQIFKEGVRAIHERIVAGDLLQAVLSRRLTGHSSLSALEGYRRLRSTSPSPYLFYIDFGTYQLLGASPESLVRLRNGTASIRPIAGTRRRGRTAEEDRQLEQELLEDPKERAEHLMLVDLARNDLGRVCKPGSVTVSRNMEIEHFSHVMHIVSEVEGIPDEGVTGPRVLRAAFPAGTVSGAPKLKAIEIVSSLERFDRSFYAGAVGYFDVHGGFDTCITIRSSLVKDGQWHLQSGAGIVYASTPDREWEETNEKLAALRTAISGGTR; translated from the coding sequence ATGGCAGACATACGGGATGATGGGGTAGTTGTTTCACTGCCCGGGGAGCGGTTCACCCCCTTTACGGCAGCCAAGAAGCTGGGTGCTGTCGCCATATTGGAATCGGCGTCTTTTAAAAAGGGAAGAGAACGTTATTCGATTATCCAGCTTGATGAAGCTTTCAGGATTCGTCAAAAGAACGACGGTGTGTACTGGGAGTTGAACGGTAAAGAAAGCCCCTGGCCTGATAGTTCGGTCCATGACATTCTGGATGTACTGTATGGTCTTGCATTACAGAACCGGAATACTGCCCCCGATCTTCCCGTCCCAGGAGCGGGTATTGGCTTTCTTGGGTACGATTTTGTCCGCCGCTGTGATACGGTGCGGCTTGCGATAAAGCCCGACTCCATCGGAATTCCCGAAGCTGAGTTTATTATAGGCCATCTGTACCTCGTTATCGATCACTATACGGATATCATGCATCTTGTGGGGCTTAATTATGCAGAGCATCATATTGATCTCGAAAAGCGGGTTGCAGAAATTAAGCGCCGTCTCGATGATCTGGATTTTACCTATCTGGAAAAGTCTGCTGATCCTGCACCCTTCGAAGTAGTAAGTGATGAAGTACTGGAAGAACAGATCTTTAAAGAGGGGGTACGCGCCATTCACGAACGGATTGTTGCAGGGGACCTTTTGCAGGCGGTCCTTTCCCGCCGTCTTACAGGGCACAGCAGCCTTTCTGCCCTGGAAGGGTACCGCCGGCTCCGTTCTACCAGTCCATCCCCGTATCTTTTTTATATTGATTTTGGCACCTATCAGCTCCTCGGGGCATCTCCGGAAAGTCTGGTTCGTCTGAGAAACGGGACAGCATCTATTCGGCCTATTGCGGGAACCCGCCGGCGGGGAAGGACCGCCGAAGAGGACCGGCAGTTAGAGCAGGAACTCTTGGAGGATCCTAAGGAACGGGCAGAGCATCTGATGCTCGTGGATCTTGCCCGGAATGACCTGGGAAGGGTGTGCAAGCCTGGTTCGGTTACGGTCAGCCGAAACATGGAAATTGAACACTTCAGTCATGTGATGCATATCGTTTCCGAGGTAGAGGGCATCCCCGATGAAGGCGTAACCGGTCCCCGGGTTTTGCGTGCCGCCTTTCCGGCAGGAACCGTAAGCGGTGCTCCCAAGCTTAAGGCCATAGAAATTGTGTCGTCCCTGGAACGGTTTGACCGGAGTTTTTACGCCGGTGCAGTGGGCTACTTTGATGTCCATGGCGGTTTTGATACCTGTATCACCATTCGATCTTCCCTGGTGAAAGATGGCCAGTGGCATCTGCAATCCGGGGCTGGGATTGTTTATGCATCCACACCGGACCGAGAGTGGGAAGAAACTAACGAAAAATTGGCCGCCCTGCGGACGGCCATATCAGGAGGAACGCGATGA